The following are from one region of the Strigops habroptila isolate Jane chromosome 22, bStrHab1.2.pri, whole genome shotgun sequence genome:
- the PPOX gene encoding protoporphyrinogen oxidase isoform X1, translating into MAPTVAVVGGGISGLAACYHLVRSPHPPKVLLLEAGARLGGWLQSTRAADGAVFEHGPRGIRPGGAAGTDTLHMVSELGLAGAVLPVPGDHPASRNRFLYVAGALHKLPSGLGALLRPVPPFSRALLWSGLRDLLAPAGTEPDETIHAFVRRRFGPEVADIAVDSLCRGVFAGDCRALSVRSCFPLLFQAERRRRSVLLGLALGSGERRGGGGRGGGHTHPRSRVGAEPPGAGRALEPMVAAGRDADAARGAGAVPAGARCGAALPPAPAQPAPPPRRPLGAHPGRWLRHSRPRSQRPPGCSAGRGAAGRGGGAGAGAAAHPNGVGGCGEPAVRRRCTARHGFRALGALLRGRVPPGHRLRLSGLSPARRRGRGLAAPHGDAGRSLVRAELRGPGGGGAGAAAAPGTGSREGAAGAGAGPDPLHRQGAPGLHPAVHAGPLAAHRAHQPLPGRAPAAPEPHRSLLQRRLRQRLHCQRQGGRGAAAGAAALTPAGPPRAPPAPHSLRTKCIF; encoded by the exons ATGGCACCGACCGTGGCCGTGGTGGGAGGCGGCATCAGCGGTTTGGCCGCCTGCTATCACCTGGTCCGGAGCCCGCACCCGCCCAAG gtgctgctgctggaggccgGTGCCCGCCTCGGGGGGTGGCTGCAGAGCACCCGCGCTGCCGACGGGGCCGTGTTCGAGCATGGGCCGAGGGGGATCCGGCCCGGGGGGGCGGCGGGAACCGACACCCTGCACATG GTCTCGGAGCTCGGCCTGGCCGGCGCCGTCCTGCCCGTGCCCGGCGACCACCCGGCCTCCAGGAACCGCTTCCTCTACGTGGCCGGGGCCCTGCACAAGCTGCCCTCGGGCCTGGG GGCGCTGCTGCGGCCGGTGCCGCCGTTCTCGCGGGCGCTGCTCTGGAGCGGGCTCCGGGACCTGCTGGCGCCGGCCGGGACGGAGCCGGACGAGACCATCCACGCGTTCGTGCGCCGCCGCTTCGGGCCGGAG GTGGCCGACATCGCGGTGGACAGCCTGTGCCGGGGGGTGTTCGCCGGGGACTGCCGGGCGCTGAGCGTCCGCTCCTGCTTCCCGCTGCTCTTCCAGGCCGAGCGGCGCCGGCGGtcggtgctgctggggctggcgCTGGGCTCCGGTGAGCGCCGCGGTGGTGGCGGGAgaggggggggacacacgcACC CGCGGAGCCGAGTCGGGGCTGAGCCGCCGGGCGCGGGCCGAGCGCTGGAGCCAATGGTCGCTGCGGGGCGGGATGCAGACGCTGCCCGAGGCGCTGGCGCAGTTCCTGCGGGAGCGCGGTGTGGAGCTGCGCTGCCACCAGCCCCTGCGCAGCCTGCGCCGCCGCCACGACGGCCGCTGGGAG cTCACCCTGGCCGATGGCTCCGTCACAGCCGACCACGTAGTCAGCGCCCTCCCGGCTGCAG CGCTGGCCGAGGCGCTGCCGGCCGAGGCGGCGGCGCTGGCGCAGGAGCTGCGGCGCATCCCAACGGTGTCGGTGGCTGTGGTGAACCTGCAGTACGAAGGCGTTGCACTGCCCGTCACG GGTTTCGGGCACTTGGTGCCCTCCTCAGAGGACGGGTCCCTCCTGGGCATCGTCTACGACTCAGTGGCCTTTCCCCAGCACGACGGCGCGGCCGCGGCCTCGCTGCGCCTCACG GTGATGCTGGGAGGAGCCTGGTTCGAGCAGAGCTTCGGGGacccggcggcggcggcgccggagctgctgctgcaccgGGCACAGGCAGCCGTGAgggagcagctggggctggagccggCCCCGACCCGCTCCATCGTCAGGGTGCACCAG GCCTGCATCCCGCAGTACACGCTGGGCCACTGGCAGCGCACAG AGCGCATCAGCCGCTTCCTGGCCGAGCACCGGCTGCCCCTGAGCCTCATCGGAGCCTCCTACAGCGGCGTCTCCGTCAACGACTGCATTGCCAGCGCCAAGGCGGCCGTGGGGCGGCTGCTGGGGCCGCAGCACTGACCCCCGCTggccccccccgtgccccccccgcaccccacaGCCTTAGGacaaagtgtattttttaa
- the PPOX gene encoding protoporphyrinogen oxidase isoform X2: protein MAPTVAVVGGGISGLAACYHLVRSPHPPKVLLLEAGARLGGWLQSTRAADGAVFEHGPRGIRPGGAAGTDTLHMVSELGLAGAVLPVPGDHPASRNRFLYVAGALHKLPSGLGALLRPVPPFSRALLWSGLRDLLAPAGTEPDETIHAFVRRRFGPEVADIAVDSLCRGVFAGDCRALSVRSCFPLLFQAERRRRSVLLGLALGSGKERGAESGLSRRARAERWSQWSLRGGMQTLPEALAQFLRERGVELRCHQPLRSLRRRHDGRWELTLADGSVTADHVVSALPAAALAEALPAEAAALAQELRRIPTVSVAVVNLQYEGVALPVTGFGHLVPSSEDGSLLGIVYDSVAFPQHDGAAAASLRLTVMLGGAWFEQSFGDPAAAAPELLLHRAQAAVREQLGLEPAPTRSIVRVHQACIPQYTLGHWQRTERISRFLAEHRLPLSLIGASYSGVSVNDCIASAKAAVGRLLGPQH, encoded by the exons ATGGCACCGACCGTGGCCGTGGTGGGAGGCGGCATCAGCGGTTTGGCCGCCTGCTATCACCTGGTCCGGAGCCCGCACCCGCCCAAG gtgctgctgctggaggccgGTGCCCGCCTCGGGGGGTGGCTGCAGAGCACCCGCGCTGCCGACGGGGCCGTGTTCGAGCATGGGCCGAGGGGGATCCGGCCCGGGGGGGCGGCGGGAACCGACACCCTGCACATG GTCTCGGAGCTCGGCCTGGCCGGCGCCGTCCTGCCCGTGCCCGGCGACCACCCGGCCTCCAGGAACCGCTTCCTCTACGTGGCCGGGGCCCTGCACAAGCTGCCCTCGGGCCTGGG GGCGCTGCTGCGGCCGGTGCCGCCGTTCTCGCGGGCGCTGCTCTGGAGCGGGCTCCGGGACCTGCTGGCGCCGGCCGGGACGGAGCCGGACGAGACCATCCACGCGTTCGTGCGCCGCCGCTTCGGGCCGGAG GTGGCCGACATCGCGGTGGACAGCCTGTGCCGGGGGGTGTTCGCCGGGGACTGCCGGGCGCTGAGCGTCCGCTCCTGCTTCCCGCTGCTCTTCCAGGCCGAGCGGCGCCGGCGGtcggtgctgctggggctggcgCTGGGCTCCG GGAAGGAGCGCGGAGCCGAGTCGGGGCTGAGCCGCCGGGCGCGGGCCGAGCGCTGGAGCCAATGGTCGCTGCGGGGCGGGATGCAGACGCTGCCCGAGGCGCTGGCGCAGTTCCTGCGGGAGCGCGGTGTGGAGCTGCGCTGCCACCAGCCCCTGCGCAGCCTGCGCCGCCGCCACGACGGCCGCTGGGAG cTCACCCTGGCCGATGGCTCCGTCACAGCCGACCACGTAGTCAGCGCCCTCCCGGCTGCAG CGCTGGCCGAGGCGCTGCCGGCCGAGGCGGCGGCGCTGGCGCAGGAGCTGCGGCGCATCCCAACGGTGTCGGTGGCTGTGGTGAACCTGCAGTACGAAGGCGTTGCACTGCCCGTCACG GGTTTCGGGCACTTGGTGCCCTCCTCAGAGGACGGGTCCCTCCTGGGCATCGTCTACGACTCAGTGGCCTTTCCCCAGCACGACGGCGCGGCCGCGGCCTCGCTGCGCCTCACG GTGATGCTGGGAGGAGCCTGGTTCGAGCAGAGCTTCGGGGacccggcggcggcggcgccggagctgctgctgcaccgGGCACAGGCAGCCGTGAgggagcagctggggctggagccggCCCCGACCCGCTCCATCGTCAGGGTGCACCAG GCCTGCATCCCGCAGTACACGCTGGGCCACTGGCAGCGCACAG AGCGCATCAGCCGCTTCCTGGCCGAGCACCGGCTGCCCCTGAGCCTCATCGGAGCCTCCTACAGCGGCGTCTCCGTCAACGACTGCATTGCCAGCGCCAAGGCGGCCGTGGGGCGGCTGCTGGGGCCGCAGCACTGA
- the B4GALT3 gene encoding beta-1,4-galactosyltransferase 3, whose protein sequence is MLRRLLERPRSLALLVGCQFAFVAYFSLGGFRSLTSLFGRAAGPVFDYSRTHDVYANLSRLLPREPARPDPARPLPFCPERSPFLVGPLTVTFSRVPTLEQIRAKNPAVQEGGRYQPPGCEPRSRTAVIIPHRNRETHLGHLLYYLHPFLQRQQLQYGIYVVHQAGNSTFNRAKLLNVGVKEALKDEEWDCLFLHDVDLIPENDHNLYTCDPWNPKHVSVAMNKFGYSLPYPQYFGGVSALTPDQYMKINGFPNEYWGWGGEDDDIATRVRLAGMKIARPPVSIGHYKMVKHKSDKGNEENPHRFDLLIRTQRMWTQDGMNSLSYVLLAKHLHPLYTNLTVDIGTDPRAARRPPGPGHDGQRPRSSTSLFREEMLRKPPRDPAAWGDRGLSLAPHRPLAPNSTQPAPGITQRSPKGTGDGATNVVVRDEGTPPARGDNRSLAQGTR, encoded by the exons ATGCTGCGGCGGCTGCTGGAGCGGCCGCGCTCGCTGGCGCTGCTCGTCGGCTGCCAGTTCGCCTTCGTCGCCTACTTCTCGCTGGGCGGGTTCCGCAGCCTCACGTCCCTCTTCGGCCGCGCCGCGGGGCCCGTCTTCGATTACTCCCGCACCCACGACGTGTACGCGAACCTCAGCCGGCTCCTGCCGCGGGAGCCCGCCCGGCCCGACCCCGCGCGCCCGCTGCCCTTCTGCCCCGAGCGCTCGCCCTTCCTCG TGGGGCCGCTGACGGTGACCTTCAGCCGGGTGCCAACGCTGGAGCAGATCCGGGCCAAGAACCCGGCGGTGCAGGAGGGCGGCCGGTACCAACCGCCCGGCTGCGAGCCCCGGTCCCGCACGGCCGTCATCATCCCGCACCGCAACCGGGAGACCCACCTGGGCCACCTCCTCTACTACCTGCACCCCTTCCTGCAGCGCCAGCAGCTCCAGTACGGCATCTACGTGGTGCACCAG GCCGGTAACTCCACGTTCAACCGAGCGAAGCTGCTGAACGTGGGGGTGAAGGAGGCGCTGAAGGATGAGGAGTGGGATTGTCTCTTCCTGCACGACGTCGATCTGATCCCCGAGAACGACCACAACCTCTACACGTGCGACCCCTGGAACCCCAAACACGTCTCTGTCGCCATGAACAAGTTCGGATACAG CCTGCCGTACCCCCAGTACTTCGGGGGGGTCTCAGCGCTCACCCCTGACCAGTACATGAAGATCAACGGCTTTCCCAACGAGTACTGGGGCTGGGGCGGAGAGGACGACGACATCGCCACCAG GGTGCGCCTGGCCGGGATGAAGATCGCCCGCCCGCCCGTCTCCATTGGCCACTACAAGATGGTGAAGCACAAGAGCGACAAAGGCAACGAGGAAAACCCCCACAG GTTTGACCTGTTGATCCGCACGCAGCGGATGTGGACGCAGGACGGGATGAACTCCCTGAGCTACGTGCTGCTGGCCAAGCACCTGCACCCGCTCTACACCAACCTCACGGTGGACATCGGCACGGACCCgcgcgccgcccgccgccccccgggCCCCGGCCACGACGGGCAGCGGCCCCGGAGCAGCACCAGCCTCTTCCGCGAGGAGATGCTGCGCAAACCCCCCCGGGACCCCGCGGCCTGGGGGGACCGGGGGCTCTCACTGGCCCCACACCGGCCCCTGGCACCGAACAGCACCCAACCGGCCCCGGGCATCACCCAGCGCAGCCCGAAGGGCACCGGGGACGGTGCCACCAACGTGGTGGTGCGGGACGAGGGGACGCCGCCGGCCCGCGGGGACAACCGGAGCCTGGCGCAGGGCACCCGCTAA